In Sodalis ligni, a single genomic region encodes these proteins:
- a CDS encoding non-oxidative hydroxyarylic acid decarboxylases subunit D: protein MICPRCRHPKTGVLFESPVQGVWTVFQCESCLYTWRTTEPPRRSDPEYYPPAFRLNPDSLEHAEAIPPVPDLAAGNR, encoded by the coding sequence ATGATTTGTCCTCGTTGCAGGCATCCTAAGACGGGCGTGTTGTTTGAAAGCCCGGTCCAGGGGGTATGGACCGTGTTTCAGTGCGAGAGCTGTTTGTACACCTGGCGCACGACCGAGCCGCCGCGCCGGTCTGATCCTGAGTATTATCCGCCGGCGTTTCGCTTAAACCCCGATAGCCTTGAACACGCCGAGGCGATACCGCCGGTTCCGGATCTGGCGGCCGGGAACCGGTAG